Proteins from a single region of Candidatus Dependentiae bacterium:
- the pnp gene encoding polyribonucleotide nucleotidyltransferase — MQKKFHLPKFNLEVEVNKFARQADGSAWIRCGNNIVLATAVASKEPKEFAGFLPLTVEYRERTSAAGKFPGGFFKREGKLSDTEVLASRLIDRPIRPLFPHDFYNEVQIVSTVYSSDGKFPTNILSLIGSSLALTISNIPFLGPIGAVQIGKVDGAWKFNLSYEEQEKSDSNIVVASTQSGICMVEGHCNNASENELIDLLLQAHELNQEQITWQLEIQAELGIEKSTVPSKIDFESWTQKVREVFTLDVAQTLFAPTKDSRSAAMDKVEDMIKAHFAADIEAGNVTTTVLNTVFESILAKHMPDLMAKTQKRVDGRRFDEIRPIYSETSTLPCVHGSALFQRGETQALASLTLGSGQDAQKYESLIGGAKERSFMLHYNFPPFATGEVKPMRGTGRREIGHGYLAETSFYNVLPSQEKFPYTIRSVSDVLESNGSSSMATVCATTLALMDAGIPIKAMVSGTAMGLMRDSSGAFHVLTDILGFEDAFGLMDFKVTGTTDGIMSFQLDIKDKVGLPREVLVKALEQARVGRLFILEEMRKTLTAPRSELSALAPRITSVKIDTDKIGLLIGPGGKTIKEIVAKTGAQIDIEDDGTVKIFSRDQAASLEAEAWIKALVGDLEVGSVFNGTIRRFTEFGIFVEVAPGRDGLVHISTIAKSAQHDIERNYRLGDKLTVKVTAYDKDSGRIRLVAPELENPPRS; from the coding sequence ATGCAAAAAAAATTTCACTTACCTAAATTCAATCTCGAAGTTGAAGTAAACAAGTTTGCTCGTCAAGCAGATGGCTCAGCATGGATTCGATGTGGGAACAACATCGTCCTTGCAACAGCAGTAGCATCGAAAGAACCTAAGGAATTTGCAGGTTTTTTACCCCTTACTGTTGAGTATCGTGAAAGAACATCAGCAGCTGGAAAATTTCCTGGCGGCTTTTTTAAGCGCGAAGGCAAGCTTTCTGACACCGAAGTTCTTGCATCTCGCTTAATTGATCGACCAATCAGACCACTTTTCCCTCATGATTTTTACAATGAAGTCCAGATTGTTTCGACGGTTTACTCTTCTGATGGAAAATTTCCAACAAATATTCTCAGCTTAATTGGATCTTCGCTTGCACTTACCATTTCCAATATCCCGTTTTTGGGCCCTATTGGAGCTGTGCAAATTGGGAAAGTAGATGGAGCATGGAAATTTAATCTTTCTTACGAAGAACAAGAAAAATCTGATAGCAATATTGTTGTTGCAAGTACTCAAAGTGGTATTTGTATGGTCGAAGGACATTGCAATAATGCTTCTGAAAATGAACTCATCGATCTTTTGCTTCAAGCACACGAACTTAACCAGGAGCAAATCACTTGGCAACTTGAGATTCAAGCCGAACTTGGAATCGAGAAATCAACAGTTCCTTCAAAAATAGATTTTGAATCTTGGACTCAAAAGGTGCGTGAAGTATTTACGCTTGATGTTGCACAAACATTGTTTGCACCTACTAAAGATAGCCGTAGCGCCGCTATGGACAAAGTAGAAGATATGATCAAAGCGCATTTTGCAGCCGATATTGAAGCTGGAAATGTAACAACCACTGTCCTCAATACGGTTTTTGAGTCAATTCTTGCAAAACATATGCCAGATTTAATGGCAAAAACTCAAAAGCGTGTTGATGGTCGTCGCTTTGATGAAATTAGACCAATCTATTCAGAAACAAGCACCTTGCCTTGTGTTCATGGCTCAGCTCTTTTTCAACGTGGTGAAACTCAGGCACTTGCAAGCTTAACACTTGGCTCTGGACAAGATGCTCAAAAATACGAATCCCTGATTGGTGGCGCAAAAGAACGTTCATTCATGCTGCACTATAATTTCCCACCATTTGCAACCGGTGAGGTTAAGCCAATGAGAGGAACAGGTCGTCGTGAAATTGGACATGGATACCTCGCTGAAACTTCATTTTATAATGTTCTTCCTTCTCAAGAGAAATTTCCATACACCATTCGTTCCGTTTCTGATGTGTTAGAATCAAATGGCTCATCATCAATGGCAACAGTCTGCGCTACAACATTAGCACTTATGGATGCTGGAATCCCTATTAAAGCGATGGTCAGCGGTACCGCAATGGGGCTTATGCGCGACTCATCTGGTGCATTTCATGTGTTAACTGATATTCTTGGATTTGAAGACGCTTTTGGTCTTATGGACTTCAAAGTAACAGGAACAACTGACGGTATCATGAGTTTTCAGCTCGACATCAAAGACAAAGTAGGTCTTCCTCGAGAAGTATTAGTAAAAGCACTCGAACAAGCTCGCGTTGGTAGATTGTTTATTTTAGAGGAAATGCGTAAGACATTAACAGCTCCTCGATCTGAACTTTCAGCGCTTGCTCCTCGGATTACCAGTGTTAAAATTGATACTGATAAAATTGGATTGCTTATCGGACCCGGTGGCAAAACCATTAAAGAAATTGTTGCAAAAACAGGCGCCCAGATTGATATTGAAGATGATGGCACCGTTAAGATTTTCTCTCGTGATCAGGCAGCTTCGCTTGAAGCTGAAGCTTGGATTAAAGCACTTGTTGGAGATCTTGAAGTTGGATCTGTTTTTAACGGAACAATTCGTCGATTTACCGAATTTGGCATCTTCGTTGAAGTTGCTCCTGGTCGAGATGGACTTGTTCATATCTCCACTATTGCAAAAAGCGCACAACACGATATTGAAAGAAACTACAGACTTGGAGACAAGCTCACGGTTAAAGTAACAGCTTATGACAAAGACTCCGGTCGAATTCGTCTTGTTGCACCTGAACTTGAAAACCCTCCTCGTTCTTAA